The following proteins come from a genomic window of Ornithinimicrobium cryptoxanthini:
- a CDS encoding ABC transporter permease gives MATVLRAALRRATIELRLQIMSPLVLLALLGPVVMLAVLFWLRDSQLMESALSLGQFLVPAYLAFGIISGGVLGVSGEITTERDDGTLLRAKTVPHAMTGHLLAKFFASIVTTLLPIAVILIGASFIVDGVTPTTAWGWIRLLLLSILTIAAMLPLGAVLGSIFKGPLALLFTTMAIYGLCAVSGLFYPMTAMPGWLQWVVQVFPVYWLGLGFRSVILPAEAVALEIGESWRTWETFGVLGIWVVIGLLLAPIALRRMSRRQSGSALASARERVLTRGY, from the coding sequence ATGGCGACCGTCCTGCGCGCTGCCCTGCGCCGGGCCACGATCGAGCTGCGGCTGCAGATCATGTCCCCGCTGGTGCTCCTCGCGCTGCTCGGACCGGTCGTCATGCTCGCCGTGCTGTTCTGGTTGCGGGACTCGCAGCTGATGGAGAGTGCGCTGTCGCTCGGCCAGTTCCTGGTGCCGGCCTATCTCGCGTTCGGCATCATCAGCGGCGGCGTGCTCGGCGTCTCCGGCGAGATCACCACCGAGCGCGACGACGGCACCCTGCTGCGCGCCAAGACCGTGCCGCACGCGATGACGGGCCACCTGCTCGCCAAGTTCTTCGCCAGCATCGTCACCACCCTGCTGCCGATCGCCGTCATCCTGATCGGCGCCTCGTTCATCGTGGACGGCGTCACGCCGACGACCGCCTGGGGGTGGATCCGGCTGCTGCTGCTGTCCATCCTCACCATCGCGGCGATGCTCCCGCTGGGTGCGGTGCTGGGCTCGATCTTCAAGGGGCCGTTGGCGCTGCTCTTCACCACGATGGCCATCTATGGTCTCTGCGCGGTGTCGGGGCTGTTCTATCCGATGACGGCCATGCCCGGATGGCTGCAGTGGGTCGTGCAAGTCTTCCCGGTCTACTGGCTCGGCCTCGGGTTCCGCTCCGTGATCCTGCCGGCCGAGGCGGTCGCCCTGGAGATCGGGGAGTCCTGGCGCACCTGGGAGACGTTCGGCGTGCTGGGGATCTGGGTCGTCATCGGTCTGCTCCTCGCGCCGATCGCACTGCGTCGTATGTCGCGGCGCCAGTCCGGCTCTGCGCTCGCCTCCGCGCGCGAACGGGTGCTGACGCGCGGCTACTGA
- a CDS encoding ABC transporter ATP-binding protein, with protein sequence MSDRGPAIQTHRLAMQYGDTRVLDDVTLSIGTGEVVALLGPNGAGKTTTIEILEGFRVPSGGEVQVLGETPHTAGEAWRARVGVVLQSWRDHGKWRVGEFLDYLGMYYTDYATAAVERPWPTTDLIERVGLAGKTLRRLDRLSGGERRRLDVAVGLLGRPEVLFLDEPTAGFDPQARRDFHKLIRSLSDLDTTILLTTHDLTEAEILASRILVLAGGTIVADGSPDDLRHRMSATASVRFRRDGHLHTESTDDPVSYLRSVLAEPGEIEDLEVRRASLEEAYLALVHQVETGADTQAASFGILPDEATETGDETDPTRAREGA encoded by the coding sequence ATGTCCGATCGCGGGCCGGCGATCCAGACCCACCGCCTTGCCATGCAGTATGGCGACACGCGGGTCCTCGACGACGTCACGCTGAGCATCGGCACCGGTGAGGTCGTGGCTCTCCTGGGTCCCAACGGCGCCGGCAAGACCACCACGATCGAGATCCTCGAGGGCTTCCGGGTCCCGTCCGGTGGTGAGGTGCAGGTCCTGGGTGAGACACCGCATACGGCTGGCGAGGCCTGGCGGGCCCGCGTGGGTGTCGTGCTGCAGTCCTGGCGTGACCACGGCAAGTGGCGCGTCGGCGAGTTCCTGGACTATCTCGGGATGTACTACACCGACTACGCGACGGCTGCTGTCGAGCGCCCGTGGCCGACCACCGACCTGATCGAGCGGGTGGGTCTGGCCGGCAAGACGCTGCGCCGCCTCGACCGGCTCTCCGGTGGTGAGCGCCGTCGCCTGGACGTGGCAGTCGGGCTGCTCGGCCGCCCCGAGGTCCTCTTCCTCGACGAGCCGACCGCCGGCTTCGACCCTCAGGCACGCCGTGACTTCCACAAGCTCATCCGGTCCCTGTCCGACCTGGACACCACGATCCTGCTGACCACCCACGACCTGACGGAAGCGGAGATCCTCGCCAGCCGCATCCTGGTGCTGGCCGGCGGCACGATCGTCGCTGACGGCAGCCCCGACGACCTGCGCCACCGGATGTCGGCCACCGCCTCGGTGAGATTCCGGCGCGACGGGCACCTGCACACCGAGTCCACGGACGACCCGGTCAGCTACCTTCGCTCAGTCCTCGCCGAGCCGGGCGAGATCGAGGACCTGGAGGTGCGCCGAGCCTCCCTGGAGGAGGCCTACCTCGCCCTCGTCCATCAGGTCGAGACCGGCGCCGACACGCAGGCGGCGAGCTTCGGCATACTGCCCGACGAGGCGACCGAGACTGGGGACGAGACCGACCCAACCCGCGCACGAGAGGGAGCCTAA
- a CDS encoding DLW-39 family protein, producing the protein MKRLMAFAALAAGALALVKKLQDEQAERDLWAEATDGVSETPPSS; encoded by the coding sequence ATGAAGCGCCTGATGGCATTTGCCGCACTCGCCGCCGGGGCACTCGCCCTGGTCAAGAAGCTGCAGGACGAGCAGGCCGAGCGTGACCTGTGGGCCGAGGCGACCGACGGGGTCTCCGAGACGCCGCCGAGCAGCTGA